From Triticum aestivum cultivar Chinese Spring chromosome 4A, IWGSC CS RefSeq v2.1, whole genome shotgun sequence, a single genomic window includes:
- the LOC123084133 gene encoding uncharacterized protein codes for MAASVVRFPCGWNVTHDACWMKVEVDLAVQPEMGAILHGTPDSGFPDRMMARFLRRHPHGGIIFGEADAVQCRGGISALITSENGSVEDSRDRFYSLGMRCAQGPARQVGAGGLLDEATGFFYVRDMRSWRARATCLFAQGDGVGVGGGGPGRISILRPSMAPPDDVAGNSGENEGSKKAKKKIKKKGNLCGFKSRFNSKRLAQIGKQISPEKQRIIREGPFGDLLDIRSFKVPHELIEFVAMNTNHVLSEFKHKNKSITFSKLMVKRIFNVPSGDRPVKILKKSDEHDLRNIYKEGNRAPIAHVVKLLTSCSEEDVDMINRTWALLALATVLCPGTGNMVNLEYLASLEDMSLVHEFAWDEHLLARAMEEVGVFQEKKRMQANAEKEFQIASCLPMLAIIYMDHVDIPAGLPNEHAIDYSVPRIRFVCQKDFEWLDKVDKNKLTLIQPFYGKHTHIRSLCNTPYAAQLVGQEVGAEAASGQGGGAEAPSGQGISGQGSQVQGAENQAKNSQSNEAQQNVDAEPHLSSSLNEWLQQSFPSMQDLRVPTQFQMLYDKHKGIFAAEVDDVVGKFGQCLKGLQCSRMAALLRDVGDAVTATSEPNFSFEAPIMDECRGKENDAKAANDGIGAQAQAEGTTPSINKDEVTGLKQQVATEAAETREQQIVSFEMEGNVSPHSPPLFYDAPRSATAGIWDDEPSCELFPKGSEDYEMMHCTDEPITKKSTVSPIFENIPVFPVPDDDDSPTPNMVATEEHFVEASSGPSTHDKNTRKKRMAKVPAVKNTKAKKQKVDAAAAMYEKYVKHGKPLRRSHANEQVTPFIKMGGFYIGYKKFLVCFKPRGDMNDEVMSLCIEMNNMTSRAASGTNRKKYMFSVHAGMLLKQDPTTFQPAKLIPELERAVTKFKANKYDLLFFTIVHDKHWIIVCANLLYKQWNVFDSIHSKGKQSPLKKQANNLITNFAALAQEYSQFNVDVGSFARVDLEDYPKQDNLCDCGFFGLKYVENFDGKSMKEFNQEDVARYRMDVVHNLCTHPMNNAPMERAFNEELAA; via the exons ATGGCGGCTTCGGTCGTGAGGTTTCCCTGCGGCTGGAACGTCACCCATGATGCGTGCTGGATGAAGGTGGAGGTGGACCTGGCGGTCCAACCAGAGATGGGCGCGATTTTGCAT GGAACTCCAGATTCAGGCTTCCCGGATCGGATGATGGCGAGGTTCCTGCGCCGTCACCCACACGGGGGCATCATCTTTGGG GAGGCTGATGCTGTCCAATGTCGTGGTGGGATCAGTGCATTGATTACTTCTGAAAATGGGAGTGTGGAAGATAGCAGAGACAGATTCTACAGCCTAGGCATGCGGTGCGCGCAAGGGCCTGCTAGACAGGTTGGAGCCGGCGGGCTGCTTGATGAGGCCACCGGATTCTTTTATGTGCGTGACATGAGgtcat GGCGAGCGCGGGCGACGTGCTTGTTCGCGCAGGGcgacggcgtcggcgtcggcggcggcggcccaggGCGGATCTCCATTCTCCGGCCATCTATGGCTCCCCCCGATG ACGTTGCAGGTAACTCTGGTGAGAATGAGGGGagtaagaaggctaagaagaagattAAGAAGAAAGGCAATCTATGTGGCTTTAAGTCAAGGTTTAACTCAAAAAGGCTGGCTCAGATTGGGAAGCAAATATCACCGGAAAAACAGAGAATCATAAGGGAGGGACCGTTTGGAGACTTGTTGGACATCCGGTCTTTCAAGGTGCCCCATGAGCTCATTGAGTTTGTTGCGATGAACACGAATCACGTACTCTCTGAgttcaaacacaagaacaaatctaTCACCTTCAGCAAGCTTATGGTGAAAAGGATTTTCAACGTGCCATCCGGTGATAGACCCGTGAAGATTCTAAAGAAGAGTGATGAACATGATCTTCGCAACATTTACAAGGAGGGGAACAGGGCTCCAATCGCCCATGTTGTCAAGTTGCTCACTAGTTGCAGTGAGGAGGACGTGGATATGATAAATAGGACTTGGGCACTCCTTGCGTTGGCAACAGTTTTGTGCCCAGGCACGGGCAATATGGTGAACCTTGAGTATCTTGCTTCCTTGGAAGATATGTCTTTGGTGCATGAGTTCGCTTGGGATGAGCACTTGTTGGCACGAGCGATGGAGGAGGTTGGAGTCTTTCAAGAGAAGAAGAGGATGCAAGCAAACGCAGAAAAAGAGTTCCAGATTGCTTCATGCCTCCCCATGTTAGCG ATCATATACATGGATCATGTTGATATCCCGGCGGGCCTCCCAAATGAGCATGCTATTGATTATTCCGTGCCGAGGATACGTTTTGTTTGCCAAAAGGATTTTGAGTGGCTGGATAAAGTTGACAAGAACAAGCTCACTCTTATCCAACCTTTCTACGGGAAACACACCCAT ATCCGGAGTTTGTGCAACACCCCCTATGCAGCACAACTTGTGGGACAGGAAGTTGGTGCTGAAGCAGCTAGTGGGCAGGGAGGTGGTGCTGAAGCACCTAGTGGCCAAGGAATTAGTGGCCAAGGAAGCCAAGTTCAAGGtgctgaaaatcaagcaaagaactCTCAATCAAACGAGGCTCAACAAAATGTTGATGCTGAACCACACCTATCATCATCGCTGAACGAGTGGCTGCAGCAATCATTCCCTAGCATGCAAGATCTAAGG GTACCAACTCAGTTTCAAATGCTTTACGACAAGCACAAGGGTATTTTTGCAGCGGAGGTGGATGATGTTGTAGGCAAGTTTGGACAGTGTTTAAAGGGATTGCAGTGCAGCCGGATGGCTGCCCTCCTTCGCGATGTTGGAGATGCCGTCACAGCTACCAGTGAGCCCAACTTCTCCTTCGAAGCACCTATCATGGACGAATGTCGCGGAAAAGAGAATGATGCTAAAGCTGCAAATGATGGCATTGGTGCTCAAGCTCAAGCTGAAGGTACAACACCTAGCATTAACAAGGATGAAGTCACCGGATTGAAGCAACAAGTAGCAACCGAGGCTGCTGAAACTCGTGAGCAACAAATAGTGAGTTTTGAGATGGAAGGGAACGTCTCACCTCACAGCCCCCCACTCTTCTATGATGCACCCAGGAGTGCGACAGCTGGCATTTGGGACGACGAGCCATCCTGTGAGTTGTTCCCAAAAGGCTCCGAAGACTACGAGATGATGCATTGCACGGATGAGCCTATAACCAAGAAAAGCACAGTCAGCCCCATATTTGAAAACATCCCCGTGTTCCCTGTTCCAGACGATGATGACAGCCCAA CTCCTAATATGGTCGCTACAGAAGAGCATTTTGTTGAGGCAAGCAGTGGCCCTAGCACACATGACAAGAACACTAGGAAGAAGAGGATGGCCAAAGTTCCAGCGGTAAAAAATACCAAGGCAAAGAAGCAAAAGGTTGATGCAGCTGCAGCCATGTATGAGAAGTATGTAAAGCATGGGAAACCATTGAGGAGATCACATGCCAATGAACAAGT GACACCTTTCATCAAGATGGGTGGATTTTACATTGGATACAAGAAATTCCTGGTATGCTTCAAGCCTCGTGGGGATATGAATGATGAGGTTATGTCCCTATGCATCGAGATGAACAACATGACATCCCGTGCAGCAAGTGGTACGAATCGGAAGAAATACATGTTCTCAGTCCACGCGGGG ATGCTACTAAAACAAGACCCAACAACCTTCCAACCAGCAAAACTCATACCCGAGCTTGAAAGGGCTGTGACAAAGTTCAAGGCGAATAAATATGACCTC CTTTTTTTCACAATTGTTCATGATAAGCACTGGATAATTGTTTGCGCAAACTTGCTATACAAGCAGTGGAATGTATTTGACTCAATCCATTCAAAAGGAAAACAATCTCCTTTGAAGAAGCAAGCAAATAACCTG ATCACAAACTTTGCAGCCCTCGCACAAGAGTACAGCCAATTCAATGTCGATGTTGGATCCTTCGCCCGTGTTGACCTAGAGGATTACCCAAAGCAAGATAACCT ATGTGATTGTGGCTTTTTCGGGCTCAAATATGTGGAGAACTTTGATGGGAAGTCAATGAAAGAGTTCAATCAG GAAGACGTGGCGCGATACCGCATGGATGTGGTGCACAACCTTTGCACTCACCCAATGAACAATGCCCCAATGGAGCGGGCATTCAATGAAGAGTTGGCGGCTTAA